A stretch of Candidatus Methylomirabilota bacterium DNA encodes these proteins:
- a CDS encoding sugar kinase has translation MHDLVTLGEVLLRLAIPSPARVETAHRLDVQIGGAEANVAAACARLGLRVAWISSLPANPWGERVRRELAGHGVDCAFVHMRENARLGLYFLEYGVPPRPVRVLYDRRDSAFARMAEAEVDWEPVRRAGLVHLTGITPALGDGPRALVRRAMREARAFSFDVNYRASLWGLADARRFLDEVLPEVRYLFLGDGEARAIFNLTGTVEQMLEALARLAPKATVSLQQGEAGSTVLDSQRFYRPRHRFSVQMVDPIGAGDAYVAGFLWAVLGKRELQEAVEVGNAVAALKCSMWGDIALVTPRDVEELLAGGPDVRR, from the coding sequence ATGCACGATCTCGTCACTCTGGGCGAGGTGCTCCTACGCCTCGCCATCCCGTCACCCGCTCGCGTCGAGACCGCGCACCGGCTCGATGTGCAGATCGGCGGTGCCGAGGCGAACGTGGCGGCTGCGTGCGCGCGGCTCGGCCTCAGGGTCGCCTGGATCTCATCGCTGCCGGCGAACCCCTGGGGCGAGCGCGTCCGGCGCGAGCTCGCGGGTCACGGGGTGGACTGCGCCTTCGTCCACATGCGCGAGAACGCCCGCCTGGGCCTCTACTTCCTCGAGTACGGCGTGCCGCCGCGGCCCGTGCGCGTTCTCTACGACCGCCGCGACTCCGCCTTCGCCCGCATGGCGGAGGCCGAGGTGGACTGGGAGCCGGTGCGCCGCGCGGGGCTCGTCCACCTGACCGGCATCACGCCGGCGCTCGGCGACGGCCCGCGCGCCCTCGTCCGGCGCGCGATGCGCGAGGCGCGCGCGTTCTCGTTCGACGTGAACTATCGCGCGAGCCTCTGGGGGCTCGCCGACGCGCGCCGGTTCCTCGACGAGGTGCTGCCCGAGGTGCGCTATCTCTTTCTCGGCGACGGCGAGGCGCGCGCGATCTTCAACCTCACCGGCACCGTCGAGCAGATGCTCGAGGCGCTGGCCCGGCTCGCGCCAAAGGCGACGGTGAGCCTGCAGCAGGGCGAGGCGGGCTCGACGGTGCTCGACAGCCAGCGCTTCTACCGGCCGCGCCACCGGTTCAGCGTGCAGATGGTGGATCCGATCGGCGCCGGCGACGCGTACGTCGCGGGCTTCCTCTGGGCGGTGCTCGGCAAGCGCGAGCTCCAGGAGGCCGTCGAGGTCGGGAACGCCGTCGCCGCGCTCAAGTGCTCCATGTGGGGGGACATCGCGCTCGTGACGCC